TGCCAGAGGACTTGGTTCTTCAGAAAGATGGCATTGCTGATGGTGCAACAATCTCTCAGAACTGCACGCTAGATCTTTTTTCAGTTCCCAACCTGTAGCTCATGCAGACTTCTGTGAACTTGAtattaacagtgtggaaaatggggAGACTGAGAGAAAAATCTGAtattaaacagactaaatttaaattttaaaaaagtgattCTTGGTTGGAgagacaggactggcagctcaatagaatggggggtggggttgaAATGGGATGTGGTATACAGGAATGAAAATATCGCAGCTGTGattaggcaggacagaccagagggttcatctactgggattgtattatagactgcccaatagtcaatgagaattggaagagcaaatgtgtagaggtagcagacagctgcaggaaacacaagattGTTATagcagattttaattttccacatattgactggggcaCCCAGACCCCATCCCTGTCCCACCGGGCGGGGCAAGGCCCCATCCCTGTCCCACCGGGCGGGACAAGGCCCCATCCCTCTCCCGCATGGACGGCAGGGCGAGGCCCCTATCTCCCTGCTAGGAAGGGAGAGGTCCCAGAGAGAACCCCAGTCCCGCCAGGCATGGAGAAGTCCCAGGGTGAGGTCCCCGTCCCGTTTGTTAGGGAGATGCCCCCCATTCCCCCGAGCCGGGAAAGGCCCCAGGGCGAGGTCCCCATCTCGTCGAACGGGGAGAGGCCCCAGGGCGAGTCTGTGGCCCCGGATACAGACGGGGAGAACAGGCTAGAAATCCCCCACTATCCTCGCCGGTTCCTGCAGAGCTGGAGGTCCGGCCGCAGTCTCCTCCTCCTCGCTCCATGATACGCATGCGCGGCGACGGCGTCTGCATGCGTGGGGGGACGGCCTTGCGTCCATGGCGCGCATGCGCGAAGAGACGACCGGTCTCCGCCACTTTCACTTCGAGCGGGTCTGTTGTTGGGGACCGAAGGCGATTGACCGCCGAGAGTCTGGGAGCAGCGCGCAGCACCGGGTCTTGGAACGGGGGCTCCCGTGGATCTGAGGTTTGCAACGCCCGGCGGGAGGACTTCTCTCCTCGGACCCAGTCCTAGTCCCAGCCTCGGTTTTGATTTAACCCGCGGCCTAGCTCTCCGGGACCTCCATCGGGCTGAGctcaggactgcattgatttatcctctTGGTCACACCCTCTGGGCCTCACAACGATGAACCGGTTTCAGTGCTCTGACTCCGGGAAGAACTTTAAACGGTCGAGTGAGTTAACGAGACACCAATGGCTCCACACCgaggagaggcccttcacctgctccaCCTGCAGCAAGGGCTTTACCAACATCACCAGCCTACGGAGGCACCAGCGGGGCCACACTGCGGAGAGGCCGTTCACCTGctctgagtgcggcaagggcttcaccaacAGGTCCAGCCTTGAGATACACCAGCGGGTCCATaccggggagaggccattcacctgctcagagtgcggcaagggcttcacccagtcctccagCCTGCTAttacaccagcgggtccacactgcgGAGAGACCCTTCACTTGCTCCACCTGCAGCAAGGGCTTTACCAACATCACCAGCCTACGGAGGCACCAGTggatccacactggggagaggccgttcacctgctctgagtgcggcaagggctttaCCAACATCACCAGCCTACGGAGGCATCAGTtgctccacactggggagaggccgttcacctgctctgtgtgcggcaagggcttcaccaacAGGTACAGCCTTGAGATACACCAGCGAGTGCACACTGGGGAAAGACCCTACACCTGTCCTGAGTGCGGCAAGGGTTTCATCCAGCCTTCTATGCTGCGGAGGCATCAGTTGCTCCACACTGGAGTGTGGCCGTacacctgccccgagtgcggcaagggcttcaccagCACCTCCAACCTATGgagccaccagcgggtccacactggggagaggccattcacttgctctgagtgtggcaagggcttcaccatCAGGTCCAGCCTTGAAATACACCAGCGGCTCCACTCTGGGGAGAAGCCCTTTACCTGCcccgagtgtggcaagggcttcaccgaCGCCTCCAACCTGTGGAGGCATGAGTGGGTCCACACGGGGGAGaaacccttcacctgccctgagtgcacCAAGGGCTTCACCAACAGTTACAGCCTTGAGATACACCAGCGGGTCCAtactggggagaggccattcacctgcccagagtgcggcaagggcttcacccagtcctccaacttgctgatccaccagcgggtccacaccggggagagacccttcacaTGCCCTGAGTGCAGCAAGGGCTTCACCAACAGGTACAGCCTTGAGatacaccagcgggtccacacaggGGAGAAGCCCTTCATCTGCCcggagtgcggcaagggctttgCCAACACCTCCAACCTGCGGAAGCACCAGTTGGTCCACACCGGAGAGAAGCCATTCACCTGCTCTGAGTGTGGCAAAGGCTTCAACCAGACCTCTGACCTGCTGacacaccagcgggtccacatcAGGTCTGgttgcgtgagggattatgggaaataaAGTTGGTCATTCATCCTGCATAGTACTGCCATTGTGATGCGCCAAAACAAGGGGAGGAGTGCTGGAGGGTGGACGCATGGTTGATGGGTAgccagagggggagagagggagcaagGGACTGGCGGGGGTGAACATGCATAATGGGTCATTGGTTGGAGGTGGGGCCCCTCCCCAAATTACCAGGGAGGGCACATTCCCGGGAATTTGAACCACAGTTTGAAAGGTTTGAGAGGTCCtgaattcccaggaatttcactGGGACAAAATAGGGTCACCACTCCCCTGCGGTGTGAAAACAGCTCGTGAAGATTGCTATGAACAGGGTCAGTTAATATCCTTCACTCAATTGagggataaatatggaatatctagaaatacacttttttgctattttcaaattaaaatatttttccgAGATAAACTTGGATCAGAGAGATTATTTCTCCCTTGCAGTGAAGTGGAGACTCTTAGGAGATGAGGGACTGTACAGAAATTTTCTACTGCAATGTGTCTTGTTGCAAAGAGCAACTTTGAAACTTGGGCTTTTTCAATggaaacaaaaatgggaatagGATTTGAATATTATGATAGAGGAACCACACATTGACGGACTTGTGTAGAGATTGTTTGTCCAATGTAATCATTGTataactttcttctttggcttggcttcgcagacgaagatttatggaggggtaaatgtccacgtcagctgcaggctcatttgtggctgataagtccgatgcgggacaggcagacacggttgcagcggaaaattggttggttgggtgttgggtttttcctcctttgtgggCTCTgcgggtgggctctgcggtcttcttcaaagaaggttgctgcccgccgaactgtgaggcgccaagatgcacggtttgaagtgatatcagcccactggcggtggtcaatgtggcaggcagcaagagatttctttaggcagtccttgtacttcttctttggtgcacctctgtcatggtggccagtggagagctcgccatataacacaatcttgggaaggcgatgatcctccattctggagacgtgacctacccagcgcagtttgatcttcagcagcgtggattcgatgccgtCGGCCTCTGcaatcttgagtacttcgatgttagggatgaaatcgctccaatgaatgttgaggatggagcggagacaacgctggtggaagcgttctaggagctctaggtgatgccggtagaggagccatgattcggagccgaacataggttcgacctaggaggggaggcaggcccctccagcccgggtaagaaacctgcataggagaaggccactctttGTATAACTTTATGCATCAATTATATATCATGTCAAATAAGTTACATAAAATAAAATCTGATTTATCaaagtgttttaggtgtggtatagaagATGGTACCTTTCTGCACTCCACACAGACGTGACCGAAATTGAGACCTTTCTGGGTGAAAGTAGGGGAGCTATTAGATCAAATCACTGGTATTTCATACTGTTAAGAGTCCAGATGACCCCAacacctagcagcaatagaaattcaccaagacaatggttacttaaagaaaagttgcttttaattttctttaaacatattaacaagatcaatctttaacttaataCTATCAacttaaattaacccccttccaattctaagtgcacgtgtatgttcaggaaagttctttgttgcATAGTCCAATCATtcccttctttctttttcaagttcattggtatcagccaattcttatactgtgcacagaatttaacatttatgaattttcagagagaaattagtTGCTTGtttgacacacacaaactgagttcctccaatcagTTATtgcagtgtcttgccgaagaaacttgccccatcatgggttttccaaatgatgacctcttccaggtcaccacagagttccttttgtttcctttatttcacactagccagtcatttcctcaaggtatttgaacaggctgaactcagagctcacaacccatcttcaaaatggggttttcaacaagcctgccagcttgccatgttgcagcctcaattgCTGCTATCGAACTGGCTTATCTCTCCAAAAGAGCATCACTTGTTTGTTTTTATCCTCTCTGTTTGTAAAAACCAAatgacctctcccaaggctccaaacccaattttgcaagatcttatcagcctctgcctggtcatttttttccatttgcacctcttTGTGAAGTtctttccattgtctctgcaaagtcactggtgacacaatgtctcacttcagcaaagctcttgcattttaaatatgatgtcttttgtgaagtgactGTGAAGTATAACCTAaactaacacccccccccccaatctatctcttttaaagatatatttcaCCCATAACTATTCTGACATATCCTGTAACAATACCCACAAACCCATGACTTCTTAGGGAATGTGGAAGGGAAGAACCTGAAATTAAAACTTTCATTTAAATCAAAAGTAATTTGTGAAAATAGTATTGGCGGTGGCAAGAAAGtgcattgcagttacttggaaatcggtTTCATGTTTAGGGGAAGATAGACTTATAGCCatatgttgtgagtgaggaaatatgtttggtaggtctcaaaggcaagttgatgaagtcgacaaagatgatgtggtcaaacaataatcatagcTTTTATTAGTCTTGAAGGCGGTATACTGGTGGTCTTCTAGGTGAATGGGGAGTTGGTCGTAGGTGGTCTTAAGgtttatggtggagaacaccttgaaCTGTGTGATCTGGTTCATCATGTTGGCGAAGTGGTGCAGGGGGTATGTATCCAGCCCCATTAACCTATTGATGGTCTGAGAGTAATCGATGACCATCCGGTGTTTCTCCCCAATCTTCACCATCACGACATGGGTTCTCCAGGGGCTTGTACTCTGCTCTATAACCCCCTCGGCGAGGAGGCATCTCACTTCTGACTTAATAAATGCCCTATCCCTAGCACTATATCACCAAATTTTAGTGGTAATGGGTTACATTCGGGGGTGAGATTGGGAGAAAGGAACGGGGAGAGATCCGGAACGTGAAGAGCCCACATGTCGGATGCAGTGATTGGGTTTGTGGCTGCTGGTCGGCTGCATAgtgaggggggtggtgggcagTTTAAAAATTGCTCATTACAGACTATGAGAGGGGATGGGGCCCATTGTACTCCATGGTGTTACTCTTCAAGTCTAATCTCAGTAGGACgagtgcacagagttgtggcaggATGAGGAGTATAAAGTCATGGTAAACCATGCCTCGGGCAGCCAGTGTTACTGAGCAACTGCCAAGTGGGATTTGGACACCATGGAGACACTGTGGCTCGTGGGCTTCACCCCGAGTGAGTGGTGCTGTGCAGtgtctgggtgaatgaagctttcgGTCCTTCCACTGTCGAATAGGCAAGTGTTGGGGAGGCtatttacctggatgtccatcagggacctggagaGTTGATGTGGTCTCTCCTGATCCAGGGTTACCAATGCCAGTGTCACGTCATCCTCTGAGG
The Narcine bancroftii isolate sNarBan1 chromosome 1, sNarBan1.hap1, whole genome shotgun sequence genome window above contains:
- the LOC138747171 gene encoding zinc finger protein 229-like, producing the protein MNRFQCSDSGKNFKRSSELTRHQWLHTEERPFTCSTCSKGFTNITSLRRHQRGHTAERPFTCSECGKGFTNRSSLEIHQRVHTGERPFTCSECGKGFTQSSSLLLHQRVHTAERPFTCSTCSKGFTNITSLRRHQWIHTGERPFTCSECGKGFTNITSLRRHQLLHTGERPFTCSVCGKGFTNRYSLEIHQRVHTGERPYTCPECGKGFIQPSMLRRHQLLHTGVWPYTCPECGKGFTSTSNLWSHQRVHTGERPFTCSECGKGFTIRSSLEIHQRLHSGEKPFTCPECGKGFTDASNLWRHEWVHTGEKPFTCPECTKGFTNSYSLEIHQRVHTGERPFTCPECGKGFTQSSNLLIHQRVHTGERPFTCPECSKGFTNRYSLEIHQRVHTGEKPFICPECGKGFANTSNLRKHQLVHTGEKPFTCSECGKGFNQTSDLLTHQRVHIRSGCVRDYGK